A genomic window from Silene latifolia isolate original U9 population chromosome Y, ASM4854445v1, whole genome shotgun sequence includes:
- the LOC141629408 gene encoding uncharacterized protein LOC141629408, with amino-acid sequence MCAQEIEDRKERALYYLSRTLVGAELNYLPIEKICLALMFAVQKLRYYMQAHTIHVVSKADPIMYILSRPVLSGRLAKWAVLLKHASRVEISDDLPGEEIFYVDVLPPWQMYFDGAARQDGDGDGVVFVTPQNHLMPYVFTLTQLCTNNMAEYQTLILSLQMAIEIGVRDMDIYADSKLVVNQVLGEYEVKKEDLIPYHQRTLQLLNQLDDIHVGHVPRSANKLADALANLAATLALGA; translated from the exons ATGTgtgctcaagaaattgaagaccgcAAGGAGAGAGCACTCTATTACTTGAGTCGTACCTTAGTTGGAGCTGAGTTGAATTACTTGCCCATAGAGAAGATATGTCTTGCTTTGATGTTCGCCGTCCAGAAGTTGAGGTACTACATGCAGGCGCATACCATACACGTGGTCTCAAAAGCTGATCCAATCATGTACATACTCTCAAGACCAGTCTTGTCTGGAAGACTTGCGAAATGGGCAGTGTTACTTAAGCA TGCCAGCAGAGTGGAAATTTCAGATGACCTCCCGGGAGAAGAAATTTTCTACGTGGACGTCCTACCTCCATGGCAAATGTACTTTGATGGTGCTGCAAGGCaagatggagatggagatggagttgtattcgtaactccacaaaatcatctcATGCCATATGTCTTTACACTCACTCAGTTGTGCACAAATAATATGGCAGAATACCAAACTCTCATACTCAGCCTTCAAATGGCGATCGAAATAGGTGTCAGGGATATGGACATATATGCAGACTCAAAGCTGGTGGTCAACCAAGTCCTTGGTGAATATGAAGTGaaaaaggaagacttgattccCTACCATCAACGGACATTACAACTGCTGAATCAACTTGACGACATCCATGTTGGTCATGTACcaaggagtgccaataagttggctGACGCGCTTGCTAATCTTGCAGCCACTTTGGCACTAGGGGCATAA